Proteins encoded by one window of Synechococcus sp. WH 7805:
- a CDS encoding lipoate--protein ligase family protein, producing MTLPASCPPGRRRPARLVPTQSRSGAEQMALDALLLEQSCSGGSDALILRFYQWRRPTLSLGRHQGPPTEQWRQLAAAGDLDLVRRPSGGGAVLHAGGLTYALIWADPPRQRRQAYAQVNQCLQEGLEVLGLHLKPGVASATTIVADCFAQSTTADLVDSGGCKRIGSAQFWKRGHLLQHGEIPLDPHEGLWEAVFASSPPRWTPSAPSPASLELALKQSFQTLNPGLNWREEDLSQEEIRQMDKLTTRYCLEPDQA from the coding sequence ATGACGCTGCCTGCATCTTGCCCGCCCGGCAGACGCCGCCCAGCCCGGCTTGTGCCGACCCAGAGCCGCAGCGGTGCTGAACAGATGGCTCTTGACGCCCTGCTTCTGGAGCAGAGCTGCAGCGGCGGATCTGACGCCCTGATTCTGCGTTTTTATCAATGGCGTCGCCCCACCCTCTCCTTAGGGCGCCACCAGGGGCCCCCGACCGAGCAGTGGCGACAGCTCGCCGCCGCCGGCGACCTGGATCTGGTAAGGCGCCCGAGCGGAGGTGGCGCCGTGCTGCATGCCGGCGGACTCACCTATGCCCTGATCTGGGCCGATCCACCCCGTCAACGCCGGCAGGCTTATGCCCAGGTGAACCAGTGCCTTCAAGAGGGATTGGAGGTCCTGGGCCTGCATCTCAAGCCCGGGGTTGCCTCAGCGACCACAATCGTTGCTGACTGTTTTGCGCAGTCCACAACAGCGGATTTGGTCGATTCCGGCGGCTGCAAACGCATCGGCAGTGCCCAATTCTGGAAACGGGGTCACCTGCTTCAGCACGGGGAAATCCCCCTGGATCCACATGAAGGCCTCTGGGAGGCTGTGTTTGCATCCTCTCCCCCCCGCTGGACGCCCTCGGCACCCTCGCCAGCAAGCCTTGAGCTCGCTCTGAAGCAGTCGTTCCAAACACTCAACCCAGGTCTGAATTGGCGCGAGGAAGATCTATCCCAAGAGGAGATTCGGCAGATGGACAAGCTCACGACCCGTTACTGCCTTGAACCGGATCAGGCCTGA
- a CDS encoding sulfite exporter TauE/SafE family protein, with the protein MTAMTLAEGLVVLPMGLLAGALAGLLGIGGGLIFAPLLLWMGLTPHQALATSTFAIVPTAIGGSFTHWRSRSLPLKAAFVIGLTAFATALIFSRLGGLVAGWHLLALQALLYLVLAGSIRADRETAPQTDGQRPSPWGLSAVGAVAGLSGGLLGLGGGLLMVPLMVSGLSMPIRQAIRLSTLAVACSASAASLQFLQEGRGLASMGLLLGGVAAVSAQWTASRLDRVRPGTLAWLLRLLAFLLAIDSGRRAITLALQLN; encoded by the coding sequence ATGACAGCGATGACTTTGGCAGAAGGTCTAGTGGTTCTGCCGATGGGATTGCTCGCGGGAGCCCTGGCAGGCCTGCTGGGCATCGGCGGAGGGCTGATTTTCGCGCCTCTGCTGCTGTGGATGGGGCTGACCCCGCATCAAGCCCTGGCCACCAGCACCTTTGCCATTGTTCCCACCGCCATCGGCGGAAGTTTCACCCATTGGCGGAGCCGTTCCTTGCCGCTGAAGGCTGCCTTTGTGATCGGCCTGACGGCCTTCGCGACCGCACTGATCTTCAGTCGTCTGGGAGGTCTGGTGGCCGGCTGGCACCTCCTGGCCCTGCAGGCCTTGTTGTATCTGGTGCTGGCCGGCTCAATCCGAGCTGATCGTGAGACGGCTCCGCAAACTGATGGGCAGCGTCCTTCTCCCTGGGGGTTGTCTGCTGTTGGAGCTGTGGCCGGTCTGTCCGGAGGACTGCTGGGTCTGGGCGGAGGTCTGTTGATGGTGCCCCTGATGGTGAGTGGACTGTCGATGCCCATCCGTCAGGCCATTCGACTGAGCACCTTGGCCGTGGCCTGTTCAGCCAGTGCGGCTTCGCTCCAGTTTCTCCAGGAAGGACGGGGACTTGCTTCGATGGGGTTGCTGTTGGGAGGTGTCGCTGCTGTTTCAGCCCAGTGGACTGCATCTCGCCTGGATCGCGTCAGGCCAGGAACGCTGGCCTGGCTTCTGCGGCTTCTTGCATTCCTGCTGGCCATCGACAGCGGACGACGGGCCATCACACTTGCACTGCAACTGAACTGA